In the Candidatus Omnitrophota bacterium genome, GGCTCTAAGTAGGGGGCATAAGGTTCCAGCGAACGCGCCACAATCCCGATCTCATGCACGGGCACACCCGATTCATTCAAACAGAGAACCCTGCGGGCCGCAGCCTCCAGTTCTCCCCGCGCTCCGACTGCGCTGAGAATCTGCACCTTGTCGGAGGAAATGGAAGACTCAAAACGCCGGGCCTCCGAATACAATCCGGCAAGACGCTCTCCCAACAATGCGGGCCTCAAAGCTGCCGGCAAGCAATGAAGCCTTCCCTGCTGAACCCAGGCCTGGGACACAAACTGCCGCCCCGGTGTGAAGACCGGAGAGTCGCCCACACCGGGAACCATCAGACGCAGCTCCGTATGCCCGGACAGCTCCCAGAAGAAGTCGATATGGGTCTGGATGAGGTCATAGGCCCCGTAGTGAAAAACCGCGCGCAGGTTTCGCACATATTCGGATTCCCCCACAAAGCGCCGCGCGTAACGGGAGAGTCCGGCTCTATCCGTACGGCCCGTGGTTTCAAACAGTTTTTCGAGCGCCTTCTCAAAGGCGCCGAAAATCCGGAGAAGTTCCTCTTCTTCGGATGACCGGAGGATAGGGGCGAGCTCGGCATTAGTAAGGCCGGCATCGCGCAACTCGCGGCAGATCCCGAGAAAGGCAGAAAAAGCGCCGGGGAAACGGCGCAGATAATTGTGCAGTGATCCGTCAGGCATCCCGTCCAACACCCCTGCCAGCAAAGGCCCCAGTACTTCTTTGCCGATAACGGCCGGGGATTCCAAACAGGCACCTTCCAAAACAGCCCGCGCCAAGCCCGGGTAGGAAAGGAATTCAAACTGCAAGTAGCTCCGGCCGTTCTCCAAAAAGCGGCGCCGCAAATAGCGCAAAAGGGTTTGGGTGGGAACCACCACAGCGATAGGAGCGAGGGGCTCTTCCTTCTTCAGCGCCTCAATTTGGGAGAACAGGTTCTGCTCCAGGGCAGAAAAGTCCTGGCTGTGATAGGTGAGCAGAGACATGGGAACATGGTACACCGGGGCGCCAAAACAGGCGAGATGCCTGCGGACTAGCGGCCGGCGAGCTTAGCTAAGTACGCAATCCCAAAGCGGATATGGGGCACCATTAGAGCATAGGCGCCGGCCAAGGCCAAAGCCATGGCGAAAATCGCCAAGACCTTGCCTTCCTCGTTGCGGATCAGGGTCCACAGCCCTAATGCACACGTCGCCAAACCAACCAGGCCCACGGCCGAACCATAGGAAGAAAAGAATTCAACCAAGGGCTGCGCCCCGGGCATATCCCCTGCCATCATCAAGAACTTCCACATGGCGCAGAGCGTGCCGCCGATAAACGCCAAGATAGAACTCAGACTGAATCCCAAGATTCGTTCCCTCCTAAAGGTATCAGCTGGTGAATCGCTCGATACAACGCACCAAATCCTCGGTCCCAACCGGCTTTGCCAAAAAGGGATGTCCCCCAATCCTGCCATCCGGCCCGATTTCTTCCTTGATCACTGTTGCAGTCATAAACACAATGGGAATCCGGCCGATCTCCGAATCCTCCCGGATCTGAAAAGCCACTTCCGAGCCCTCCAAATCAGGCATCACGATATCCAAAAAGATGATATCCGGCTTAAACTCCTTGGCCGCTGCAAAGGCCTTGGATCCAAAGGTCTCCACTTGCACCTCGTACCGTCCGGAGTCTTCAAGATTGAGCCGGATCATCTTGGCCAAGGATTCCTCATCGTCAACGATCAAGACCTTCTTCTTAACCATTTCCCCCATATCCCCCCCTGCTATGCGGCTTCAGGAATCTTCCCCACCGGAAAAAAAACAGTGGCAACAGCTCCCCCCTCAGGCGCATTCTCGATTTGGATTTTGCCGTGATGAATTTCTACAATGTTCTTGACGATTGACAGACCCAGCCCGGTCCCGCCCGAATCGAGCCGTGTTGTAAAGAAGGGTTCGAAAATCCGGTTGAGAACATGTTCCGGGATCCCGACTCCCGAGTCTTGGATCCTGACCAGGATCCTCGCTTCCGCATCCTTGGGACGCTCCCACCGGACCTGAATCAGGAGCTTGCCCCCTTCGGGCATGGCCCGGACCGCATTGCCGAAGAGATTGATAAAGACCTGCTCGATACGATTGCGGTCCATCACCACCTCAGGCAGGTTTTCCTGAATCTCCGTAGTCACCTTAATGCCGTAACGGCTGAAATCGTGTTTAAGCAGTGTGAGGCAATTTTCGAGCACAGGAACCAGGTCCCCCGGAAGCATCGTGATGGTCGAGGCGCGCGCGAAATCCAACAGACCCAGAATGATCGAGTCCGCGCGCTTTACCGCCACAATCATGTCCTCGAGCATCGTCTCGATGCCTTCATTGTCGGGATCCGTGGATGTGCGTTCCCGCCGTATGTATTCGGCTCCCATCAGAAGAACAGACAAAGGGTGTTTGACCTCGTGGG is a window encoding:
- a CDS encoding response regulator, producing the protein MGEMVKKKVLIVDDEESLAKMIRLNLEDSGRYEVQVETFGSKAFAAAKEFKPDIIFLDIVMPDLEGSEVAFQIREDSEIGRIPIVFMTATVIKEEIGPDGRIGGHPFLAKPVGTEDLVRCIERFTS